The Clostridium sp. DL-VIII DNA window TTTGACTAGGAATTACATACCTTGGAATCCATGCTATGTGATAAGGGATTTTCTTTTGATTCATATAGTCTGCTATTATGCGGAGTTTTTCAAAATATTCTTTGGAGTAAGGCTGTGAATTTACTCCTATATCTTCAAAACGAATAAGACCTATTTGTTTTATTTTTGATTTATATGGGATGATATTTGCACTTGGAAAACCATCTATTTTACAACTTATTATTTTATTATCCTTATCCCACCTGGTGTAAAGTTTAAACATGCGTGAAAAATCAGATAATCCAATATAATAAAAATTATCTTTAACTAATAATGGTTTCTTTAAGGGAAAATTATTATTTGGAGATTTTATGATATTATCATGTAAGTAAATTGTGTAAATATCGTTATTAAGACGTATAACTAGATTGTCATTACGTTTTTTTATTTTTCCATCAAGTTCTTGAATGAATTCATTTAGAGATATATAATATCGATTTTTATCTAAGTATATTGGTAAATTAAGCTTAAGAGTTTTGCCGTTAATTATAAATTTTACATTATCCTTAGGCATATCAAAGCCAGTAAAGCTAGAAAAATCTGTGTTAAGTCCATCATTTTTTTTTAAGGAATCTTCATTTAAAATTTTTCTTGAACTGTTATTTTTAAGTAGACTATTATTACTACAGCCTATTGAAAGTAATATTAAAATTATCATAAAAGTATACAGAAATCTTTTACTTGTCATTTGCATCATCACCTTGCTTTTTATGTGTACTTTTATTATGTGTACTTATATTTTTTTTATTTTTATATTTATATTTTGGTTAGAAACATACAGATAGAAATGTTAAGGACAAACTATCATATGGAGATATTTCTTTAGGAATGAGCAGTATTAAAGATAAAACAGTCAAGGGCGGGTTTTGTTAAATTTTAAAAAAATAAAGTCTAAAATTGTGAAAATAATAAATAAGTAAAATTTTGAATGATAAATAAATATTATATAGAGATAAAAAATGAAAAAGTAATAATAAATATTGACATTGTGATATAGTTTGTTATAATGGAAAAAAGATAAATTTTAAAAGAAAATTTTGTGTTATTATTCGTAAATAATAACTATTAATTTAGAAATGGAGAAAATCATGGAAAAGGATATTGTAAAATCAGTTATGCAAAAATTTTATAGCTTTTTTTATTTTATGTTCTGGGGCTTTTATTTTAGCGCTGGCTATTTATTTTGCAAAAAAACTGAAAAAAATATCTTTCTAATGAGTTTTTAATTTTCATAGAGTATTTCAATATCTTATAACATCGATATTTCATGGAACTCATTATATATGAGTTCCATTTTTTTTAAATATAATTAAATATATGTAAGGGGGCAAATATAAATAGAAGTACTGAAGGTTATTGAAGGGACTGCTTAATAAGTAGTTTATTGGAATTTTTATTCAAACAATGACTATAGAAAACAGAAGTATAGTAGGTTACACGATTAATAAGAAGGAGAGTGTTAAGTAGTGGAAAATCTAGTTGTTGAACTTGGAGAAAGAAGTTATCCAATCCTGATCAAAAAAGGATTGATGAATGAAGTAAATGTTGAAATTGAGAAGATTTACAAAGGAAAAAAAATATTTATATTAACTGATAAAAACGTAAATTCTTATTATGGAGATAAGATAAAATCATGCTTAGTTAATTCAGGATATGATGTTAAAATAATGGCTTTAGAAGCAGGCGAAGAAACAAAAGCTTTCAGCACTTTGCCTGTAATATACAATGAACTTTTAGATTTTAAAATTACAAGAAGTGATTTAATTATAACTCTTGGTGGCGGAGTAATTGGAGATCTTGGTGGATTTGTTGCAGCTACTTTTTTAAGAGGGGTAGATTTTGTTCAAATACCAACATCTTTACTGGCTCAGGTTGATAGCAGCGTAGGAGGAAAAGTTGCAGTTGACTTAGAAAGAGGTAAAAATCTAGTTGGAAGTTTTTATCAACCTAAAGCTGTTTTAATAGATCCCTATGTATTAAAAACTTTAAATGAAAAGTTTTTTAAAGATGGTATGGGTGAAGTAATTAAATATGGATGTATAAAGGATAGAGAATTCTTCCATTTCTTAAAGAGTTTGAAAACTAAAGAAGAAGTTATGCACAATATTGAAAAAATTATCCACAAATGCTGCTTTATAAAAAAATGCGTTGTGGAAAATGATGAAAAAGACACAGGAGAAAGAATGCTGTTAAATTTTGGACATACTTTAGGTCATGCAATAGAGACTTATTACAATTTTAAAAAATTTACTCACGGAGAAGGCGTTGCTATAGGTATGTATGAAATAAGCAGAATTGCAGAAAATAAAGGACTTACTGAAAAAGGTGTAAGTGAAGAAATTAAAGAAATACTAATTCAATATGGGCTTCCTTATGAAGTCGAGATAAAAGATAATTCTGCAATTTTAGACACCATAGCTTTAGATAAGAAAAATATCGATAATTCCTTGAAGGTAGTATTACTAAAAAATATTGGTGAGTCGTTTTTAGAAAAGACTAGTGTGGAGTTTTTCAAATAAGTAATATACATCATGAATTTTATATTGTGAATTAAGGTGCATGAAAATATGCTGGCAGATGGGCTTGTTATTTTTTATATTGTGCCTAACTAAGAGGTGATGAAATGGGAGATTTTAAAATATATCCAAAGAAATTAAATGGCGAAGTTAAGATACCACCCTCTAAGAGCATGGCTCATAGAGCAGTAATCTGTGCGGCCCTTGGAGATGGAGTAAGTAAAGTTACAAATATAGATTACTCTGATGATATTATAGCAACAATTGAAGCTATGTCATCATTAGGAGCAAGGATAACAAAAAAAGAAGAGTATCTTGAAGTTTGTGGGATTAAAAGTCCTGAAAATATTGAAGTTAATTTAGTAAAGAGCGAAAGGCTTATAGATTGTAATGAATCAGGCTCAACCTTAAGATTTTTAGTACCTATTGCAGCGTTATTTGATGGTGTTAACAGATTTGTTGGAAGAGGTAATTTAGGGAAAAGGCCTTTAGATACATACTATAATATATTTGATGAACAGAATATAAAGTATTCCTATAAAGAAGGCGTATTAGATTTAAAGACAGAAGGTAAATTACAGTCAGGGGAATTTAAAGTTAAAGGAAATATCAGCTCGCAGTTCATAACAGGTTTATTATTTACTCTTCCTCTTTTAGATGGAGATTCTAAAATTCTAATAACAACAGAAATGGAATCAAAGGGATATATTGATTTAACCTTAAGTGCAATGAAAGACTTTGGTATAGAGATTATAAATAACAATTATGAAGAATTTATAATAAAGGGAAATCAAACCTATAAGAGCAGGGACTATCGAGTTGAAGGAGATTATTCTCAAGGGGCATTTTTCTTTTGTGCAGATGCA harbors:
- a CDS encoding DUF2334 domain-containing protein, yielding MTSKRFLYTFMIILILLSIGCSNNSLLKNNSSRKILNEDSLKKNDGLNTDFSSFTGFDMPKDNVKFIINGKTLKLNLPIYLDKNRYYISLNEFIQELDGKIKKRNDNLVIRLNNDIYTIYLHDNIIKSPNNNFPLKKPLLVKDNFYYIGLSDFSRMFKLYTRWDKDNKIISCKIDGFPSANIIPYKSKIKQIGLIRFEDIGVNSQPYSKEYFEKLRIIADYMNQKKIPYHIAWIPRYVIPSQKVDNDPLTKNNFEIAEMVYSLDFFTTHNGSIGLHGYTHQSGNTESGAGFEFGKLNPSESTFKEKIEKAIKTASYLDIPIDFFEAPHYEITPAQNKIAEKYFKILYYPFNDFGKEKADLKKPQRSPYNKSSFYISTPLDYIPAKKEEEALAKIKETSTNNMGSVFFHPFLENDYISLTEDDNSAPTFTYAENSILKRLIGILEEKGFKMIKVTDL
- the aroB gene encoding 3-dehydroquinate synthase, yielding MENLVVELGERSYPILIKKGLMNEVNVEIEKIYKGKKIFILTDKNVNSYYGDKIKSCLVNSGYDVKIMALEAGEETKAFSTLPVIYNELLDFKITRSDLIITLGGGVIGDLGGFVAATFLRGVDFVQIPTSLLAQVDSSVGGKVAVDLERGKNLVGSFYQPKAVLIDPYVLKTLNEKFFKDGMGEVIKYGCIKDREFFHFLKSLKTKEEVMHNIEKIIHKCCFIKKCVVENDEKDTGERMLLNFGHTLGHAIETYYNFKKFTHGEGVAIGMYEISRIAENKGLTEKGVSEEIKEILIQYGLPYEVEIKDNSAILDTIALDKKNIDNSLKVVLLKNIGESFLEKTSVEFFK
- the aroA gene encoding 3-phosphoshikimate 1-carboxyvinyltransferase, whose translation is MGDFKIYPKKLNGEVKIPPSKSMAHRAVICAALGDGVSKVTNIDYSDDIIATIEAMSSLGARITKKEEYLEVCGIKSPENIEVNLVKSERLIDCNESGSTLRFLVPIAALFDGVNRFVGRGNLGKRPLDTYYNIFDEQNIKYSYKEGVLDLKTEGKLQSGEFKVKGNISSQFITGLLFTLPLLDGDSKILITTEMESKGYIDLTLSAMKDFGIEIINNNYEEFIIKGNQTYKSRDYRVEGDYSQGAFFFCADALLNNVILNDLKLDSLQGDKEVIDILTRMGLDIINKNNGLIGIANERLKATIIDGSQCPDIIPVVALVAALSTGTTEIINAGRLRIKECDRLAAVTSELNKLGAKIKEREDGLIIEGVKELKGGAEVWSHKDHRIAMTIAIASTVCKDPIVLKDYECVSKSYPQFWEDFKSLGGVFDEWNMGK